From the Selenomonas sp. oral taxon 920 genome, the window TCATCGATTCGATCCCACAGGCGATGGCGGCGACAGACATTGTCTGCTCCTCGGTGAACATCGGCTCGACGAAGGCGGGCATTAATATGGATGCGGTGCGCGAGATGGGCGAGGTGATCAAGCGCACGGCAGAGCTGACGCGTGAGCAGGAGGCAATCGGCTGCGCGAAGATCGTTGTGTTCTGCAATGCGCCGGGGGACAACCCCTTTATGGCGGGTGCCTTCCACGGCGTTGCCGAGGGCGACCGTGTCATCAATGTGGGGGTCAGTGGCCCGGGTGTCGTGAAGCACGCACTTGAGGATCTCAAGGGCGCGGACTTTACCGAGATTGCCGAGACGATCAAGCGTACGGCGTTCAAGATTACGCGCGTGGGACAACTCGTCGCACGTGAGGCATCGCGCCGTCTGGGCGTACCGTTCGGCATCATCGATCTCTCGCTTGCACCGACCTCGGAAGTCGGGGACAGCGTTGCGCGCATCCTCGAGGAGATGGGGCTGGAGGCGTGCGGTGCACCGGGAACGACGGCGGCACTTGCACTCCTCAACGATGCGGTGAAGAAGGGCGGGCTCATGGCGAGCTCTCATGTCGGCGGGCTCTCGGGGGCGTTCATTCCCGTGAGCGAGGATGAGGGAATGATTGACGCGGTGGAGCGCGGCAGTCTCTCCATTGAAAAACTCGAGGCGATGACCTGTGTCTGCTCGGTTGGTCTGGATATGATTGCGATTGAGGGGGATACGTCTGCTGCGACCATCTCCGCGATCATTGCGGACGAGGCAGCCATCGGCATGGTGAACAATAAGACAACGGCGGTGCGCGTGATCCCTGTACCGGGCAAGAAGGTCGGTGAGGGCGTATCCTTCGGCGGTCTCCTTGGCTACTCGCCGATTGTGCCCGTACGCAGCGGATTCAGCTCGGCGGCATTCATTGCACGCGGTGGTCGAATTCCCGCGCCGACACGGTCGCTGACAAACTGAGTATGAGAGTAACGAAAGCCATCAAGGCAGAGCAGCTGCGCATTCTGAGGGAACTCTATCCGAATGCAAAGCCCGCCCTCACGTTCAAGACACCGTTCGAGCTCCTCATCGCGGTGATTCTGTCGGCGCAGTGTACGGATGTGCGTGTGAATGTGGTAACGGGACGGCTGTTTCAATATGCGAATACGCCCGAGGCGATTGCGGCACTCGGGCAGACGAAGCTCGAAACAGCGATTCATGATTGTGGGTTCTTCCGCATGAAGGCAAAGCATATCCTCGAAACCTGCCATATCCTTTTGCAGGAATACGGCGGGGAGGTTCCCGCCGATTTCGAGGCTCTGCAAAAGCTTCCCGGGGTCGGACGCAAGACGGCAAATGTCGTGATGAGCGTTGCTTTTCACGCACCTGCGATTGCGGTCGATACGCATGTGTTTCGCGTGGCGAACCGTCTGCACCTCGCGGTCGGCAAGACTCCGCTTGAGGTAGAGAAGGGGCTGCAGAAGGCGATTCCGCGCGCGGACTGGAGCGATGCCCATCACTGGTTGATCCTGCACGGACG encodes:
- a CDS encoding PFL family protein; the encoded protein is MITFDDIRETNRMITENRLDVRTITMGISLRDCAHPNIDKFCQNVYEKITRSAEYLVRTGEDIEMEYGIPIINKRISVTPIAIAADACQTDSFVPVAEALDRAAKTVGVNFIGGFSALVEKGMTHGDRVLIDSIPQAMAATDIVCSSVNIGSTKAGINMDAVREMGEVIKRTAELTREQEAIGCAKIVVFCNAPGDNPFMAGAFHGVAEGDRVINVGVSGPGVVKHALEDLKGADFTEIAETIKRTAFKITRVGQLVAREASRRLGVPFGIIDLSLAPTSEVGDSVARILEEMGLEACGAPGTTAALALLNDAVKKGGLMASSHVGGLSGAFIPVSEDEGMIDAVERGSLSIEKLEAMTCVCSVGLDMIAIEGDTSAATISAIIADEAAIGMVNNKTTAVRVIPVPGKKVGEGVSFGGLLGYSPIVPVRSGFSSAAFIARGGRIPAPTRSLTN
- the nth gene encoding endonuclease III, whose product is MRVTKAIKAEQLRILRELYPNAKPALTFKTPFELLIAVILSAQCTDVRVNVVTGRLFQYANTPEAIAALGQTKLETAIHDCGFFRMKAKHILETCHILLQEYGGEVPADFEALQKLPGVGRKTANVVMSVAFHAPAIAVDTHVFRVANRLHLAVGKTPLEVEKGLQKAIPRADWSDAHHWLILHGRQLCKARKPLCGECPLAPICPSAA